The following DNA comes from Mycolicibacterium aromaticivorans JS19b1 = JCM 16368.
CCGGTCCAACCTGGTGAACAGGTAAGAGATTCGCTGCCAGAAACAGGTGGACCGCTCGAACGGCAACAGGTCGTTGGCCAACCGCCACCCGTCCCCGGGAGTGCCGAGCATACGATCGGCCGGCACCACCACGTCGTCGAAATACACCTCACAGAACTCGTCGACGCCGTGCATGGTGTGCAGCGGCCGCACCGTGATGCCGGGGGAGTCCATGTCGATGAAAAAGGCGGTGATGCCCTCGTGTTTGGGCGTCTCCGGCGAGCCGGTGCGGGTCAGCAGGACGCAGCGCTTGGAGAACTGCGCGAAGCTGGTCCACACCTTCTGGCCGTTGATCACCCACTCGTCGGCGCGTCGGGTGGCCTTGGTGCTCAGCGACGCCAGGTCACTGCCCGAGCCAGGCTCGGAGAAGCCCTGACACCAGTGCTCCTCGCCGCGCAGGTAGCGCGGCACCATCTCGGCGGCGAGCTCCGGTCGCGCATACGAGATCATGGTCGGCACAAGGACTTCCATCATCGAGTACGGGCCCGGCTCGGCGATGTTGCGACCGAGCACCTCCTCGGCGACGATCATCCGCATGATCACCGAGCCGCCGAGGCCGCCCACTTCTTCGGGCCAGCCGTAGCGCATCCACCCGGCATCATAGAGAGCCCGGCGCACCCGGCTCATCTGCTCGATATGGGCGGGCAGCGAATGATCTGGGCCCGGGCTCAGGTCGTTCTCGTCCAGCCACGCTCGCAGGTCGTTGCGGAATTCGTCGGCGGTCGTGCCGGATTCGGCCACCGTGGTCATCCGCCGGCCGGCCGGCCGATCGCGTGCGGACGGCCCGAATCGTGCACACCGGTGCGCCGGATGAACGTCATCGCGCGGGTGCTCAGCCGCCAGCCCTTCTCGGTCCGCAGGTACGTGTCGCGGTAGTAACCGATGCGCATGTCGTGCGCCGAATGCTCGATGAAGCACAGCGGTTGGGTGCCGGTGGCCTTGTTCCGGTCGTTCTCGTCGAATTCGACCAGTGACTCGCCGGTCATGAACAGCCCTTTGGGTGCCGCCTCGACGAGCTCGGGAAACCGTCCCAGCGAATAGGTTTCGCCGAAGGCACTGTAGGTGCCGTCTTCGGTGAACACCTTGACCAGATTCTCGACGTCCAGCTGGGTGATCGTCACCGCGTAGCGGGCGAGCAGCTGCTGGATCTCGACGATGTCGTCAGTCCGCGGTGTTGACATAGACTTTTCCGCCTTTCATGACGAAGCTGACGTGCTGGGTGACGGTGATGTCGGACAACGGATCGCCGGGCACGGCGATGATGTCGGCGAGCAGGCCTTCGGCGATGCGGCCCCGGTCGGTGACGTTGATCAGATCGGCGCCGACGACGGTGGCGGCCCGCAGCACCGCGGCCGGCGGCATACCCCACTCCACCAGGGTGACGAGCTCGTCAGCGTTCTTGCCGTGCGGGATCGCGGGCGCATCGGTGCCGACCGCGATCTTCACGCCGGCCTCGTAGGCGGCCTTGATCGACGTCTCCGCCTTCGGGAACATCTCGGCAGCCTTGTCCTGCAACACCTTCGGCGCATGTGACACGTCCATCGCCTGGGCGAGCCGACGGGTGGTCACCAGGAAGCGATCGTTGTCGACCAGCATCTGGATGGCCTCGTCGTCCATCAGGAAGCCGTGCTCGATGCAGTCGATGCCGCACGCCACCGCATGTTTGACCGCCTCGGCGCCGTGGGTGTGGGCGGCTACGCGCAGTCCGCGCCGGTGCGCCTCGTCGACGATCGCCCGGAGCTCCTCGTCCGAATAGTGTTGCGCGCCTGCTTCACCGGTCAGCGACATCACGCCGCCGGACACGCACACCTTGATCAGCTGCGCGCCGTGCTTGATCTGATAGCGCACCGCCTTGCGGATCTCGTCGACACCGTTGGCGATGCCCTCCTCGACGGTCAGCTCGAGGGCGCCCGGCATGAAGGCGGCGAACATCGTCGGGTCCAGATGACCGCCGGTCGGCGTGATGGCATGCCCGGCAGGCACGATCCGCGGACCCTCGATCCAGCCCGCGTCGATCGCCTTGCCCAGCGCGACGTCGAGCAGGTACCCGCCGGTCTTCACGAACAGCCCGAGGTTGCGCACCGTGGTGAAACCCGCGCGCAGCGTGCGGCGGGCATTGCCGACCGCGCGCAACACCCGGGTCGGCGGATCATCCTGGACCTGGGAGAGGCCGGGGTTTTCGCCCCGGCCGCCCATCAGGAGGTTGACTTCCATGTCCATCAACCCCGGAAGGAGGATGGCGTCTCCCAAATCGATGACATCGGAGCTCTCATCAACATCGCCCCCCACCGAAACGATCCGGTCGCCCTCGACCTTCACGATGGCGGGCCGGACGATCTCGCCTGCGTCGACGTCGACGTACCCCGCCGCCTTCAGGGTCGTTGCGCGCGGCGACGAGCCGCTTGCGCGAAGAGCAGACAACCTAGACCACCGGCTCCTTGATCAGTTCGATATACGCGGCCCCACTGTCGAGCACGCGGGGCTGCTTCCACACCTCGATCGGAAAGCTCACCTGCACGATCGACTGTCCTAGATGTACCAGAGCCTTGGCGTCCTCCGGCATGCCTTGAAGCGGAAAGCGGGCGTCGACGTAGACCATGATGTCTTCCAGCCGCGCCAAGCCGGCGTCGTACAGCTCCTGCATCTCGGCCATCGTCGAGTTGAGCCGCTTCTGGTAGCGCTCTTCCTCGGTGGGCAGGCACCAGTCGCTGAAGCGCTCCAGGTCGGCGAATTCCGCTGGCAGCTTAGACATTTGCAGGATCCTTTTCTTCCGCCTTCGGGCTCTGCGCGGCGGCCGCCCCGTTTCCATTCCCCGCGGCCAATGACTTTGTGTACCGGTCCACGTATTTGTGCGCGGTGTGGTGCAGGTGGCGCAACAGGATTTCCTGGTCACAGAGCGGGAAGTCCAGTACGGCGCGGGTGCCGATCTGGGTCTGCGTTGCTTCGAGGGTGTTGGCGTCCTGGAACGCGTACTCCTTGAAGGTCACCGCAGCCAGTTCCTGGGAGAGTCGTTCACGCAGGTTCTTCGGCGGCACGAAATACAGGTCGGCCTCGAAGATATGGGAGTCCACCGCGGTGGGCCAGTAGTTGTAGGTCAGGTACCAGCCCGGCGCCCAGAACAGCAATGTGAAGTTCGGGAAGAACTCGAACGAGTCCTGGCCCCACGTCGAGTGCCTGCCGGGATTGATCGCGGGTGGCAGCTCGTCGGGCAGGATGCCCTTGATGTCGGGGCGGTCCCACGGCCCGAACAGACCACTGTGCAGGATCCGCTCGATGGGCTTGACCATCTTCAGATCCTTCGGCGGACTCATGCCGCCCCAGGACGAGATCATCGAGTGGTCGCCCTTGATGTCGTAATGCAGCGCCTCGAAGCCGAACTTGGCGAGTTTCTCGGCTTCCTCCTTCTCCGCCTGCTTCATGTGCAGGATCGGCGCGTGGTAGAACTCGACGAAGGCGTCGATGAACAGCTTCCAGTTGGAGCCGACCGTCGCGCGGTAGCTGTAGTGCTCGGTCATCTCGTGGAAGGGATAACCCTTCAGGCCTTGGCCGAACTCGCCGAGGTACTCCTCGAGCGAGACCGCGTCGTCGTCGAAGTTGACGAA
Coding sequences within:
- a CDS encoding metal-dependent hydrolase family protein yields the protein MSALRASGSSPRATTLKAAGYVDVDAGEIVRPAIVKVEGDRIVSVGGDVDESSDVIDLGDAILLPGLMDMEVNLLMGGRGENPGLSQVQDDPPTRVLRAVGNARRTLRAGFTTVRNLGLFVKTGGYLLDVALGKAIDAGWIEGPRIVPAGHAITPTGGHLDPTMFAAFMPGALELTVEEGIANGVDEIRKAVRYQIKHGAQLIKVCVSGGVMSLTGEAGAQHYSDEELRAIVDEAHRRGLRVAAHTHGAEAVKHAVACGIDCIEHGFLMDDEAIQMLVDNDRFLVTTRRLAQAMDVSHAPKVLQDKAAEMFPKAETSIKAAYEAGVKIAVGTDAPAIPHGKNADELVTLVEWGMPPAAVLRAATVVGADLINVTDRGRIAEGLLADIIAVPGDPLSDITVTQHVSFVMKGGKVYVNTAD
- a CDS encoding nuclear transport factor 2 family protein; translation: MSTPRTDDIVEIQQLLARYAVTITQLDVENLVKVFTEDGTYSAFGETYSLGRFPELVEAAPKGLFMTGESLVEFDENDRNKATGTQPLCFIEHSAHDMRIGYYRDTYLRTEKGWRLSTRAMTFIRRTGVHDSGRPHAIGRPAGG
- a CDS encoding acyl-CoA dehydrogenase family protein, whose product is MTTVAESGTTADEFRNDLRAWLDENDLSPGPDHSLPAHIEQMSRVRRALYDAGWMRYGWPEEVGGLGGSVIMRMIVAEEVLGRNIAEPGPYSMMEVLVPTMISYARPELAAEMVPRYLRGEEHWCQGFSEPGSGSDLASLSTKATRRADEWVINGQKVWTSFAQFSKRCVLLTRTGSPETPKHEGITAFFIDMDSPGITVRPLHTMHGVDEFCEVYFDDVVVPADRMLGTPGDGWRLANDLLPFERSTCFWQRISYLFTRLDRLITDETDAGDSELGAAYLALHTVRCRSASTQHRFADGAKLGPETSIDKVLLAGAEQRLYDTARDVLPGVLELDETPWRSEFLYSRSATIYGGTAEIQRNIIARRLLDLGKE
- a CDS encoding aromatic ring-hydroxylating oxygenase subunit alpha, producing MAFFKKPDVGSWTENWPELGTGPVNYEDSIDPEHWKLEQQAIFRKTWLQMGRVELVPKKGNYITRELPSVGPGTSIIIVNDGDEIRAFYNLCRHRGNKLVWNDYPGEEVSGSCRQFVCKYHAWRYSLKGDLTFIQQEQEFFDVDKADYPLKGVRCEVWEGFIFVNFDDDAVSLEEYLGEFGQGLKGYPFHEMTEHYSYRATVGSNWKLFIDAFVEFYHAPILHMKQAEKEEAEKLAKFGFEALHYDIKGDHSMISSWGGMSPPKDLKMVKPIERILHSGLFGPWDRPDIKGILPDELPPAINPGRHSTWGQDSFEFFPNFTLLFWAPGWYLTYNYWPTAVDSHIFEADLYFVPPKNLRERLSQELAAVTFKEYAFQDANTLEATQTQIGTRAVLDFPLCDQEILLRHLHHTAHKYVDRYTKSLAAGNGNGAAAAQSPKAEEKDPANV